The following coding sequences are from one Tissierella sp. window:
- a CDS encoding NifU family protein: MKDILFQKVEEIVEEFIRPQLKIHGGDIRINSIIDKIVRITLTGNCHGCPSAQITTEEIVEEILIEKLGDSIDGVILVNQVDEELLSFAKQILNGGAK; this comes from the coding sequence GTGAAAGATATTTTATTCCAGAAAGTAGAAGAGATAGTAGAAGAATTTATAAGACCGCAGCTTAAAATCCATGGGGGAGACATAAGGATTAATTCTATTATTGATAAAATAGTAAGAATTACACTAACGGGAAATTGTCACGGTTGTCCTTCTGCACAGATAACTACTGAGGAAATCGTAGAAGAAATATTAATAGAAAAACTAGGGGATTCCATAGATGGAGTAATTCTAGTAAATCAAGTTGATGAAGAATTACTATCCTTTGCTAAACAAATCTTAAATGGTGGTGCTAAGTGA